A genomic window from Salvia splendens isolate huo1 chromosome 11, SspV2, whole genome shotgun sequence includes:
- the LOC121754761 gene encoding bZIP transcription factor 11-like codes for MKMDSLAPPCSSTDVQQRKQRRMESNRESARVKKQKYVDDLTAEAAHLSELNNQISNSMNATVERYEYYSFNLFRELLHHFVQESTMQQCVKIEVHNSVLRAQIMELSHRLHSFKQILTHHAVFEADHLNFGHGLLNNSWNLLEAPHH; via the exons atgaaaatggatTCCTTGGCGCCGCCGTGCTCTTCCACGGATGTGCAACAGCGGAAGCAGAGGAGAATGGAATCAAACCGCGAATCAGCGCGGGTGAAGAAGCAGAAGTATGTGGACGATCTGACGGCTGAGGCTGCTCATCTCTCCGAACTAAATAACCAGATATCGAACAGCATGAATGCCActgttgaaagatatgagtattattcattcaacttgttcagagaatta ctacaccattttgttcaggagt CCACCATGCAGCAGTGTGTGAAAATTGAGGTGCACAACTCGGTGCTGAGGGCTCAGATCATGGAGCTCTCACACAGACTCCATTCCTTCAAACAAATATTGACTCATCACGCCGTCTTTGAGGCTGATCACTTAAACTTTGGCCATGGTTTGTTGAACAATTCATGGAATTTGTTGGAGGCCCCACACCACTAA
- the LOC121754760 gene encoding GTPase HflX-like: MYFEVINLLDATLDPTTRRVQTKNGKEFLLTDTVGFIQKLPTTLIAAFRATLEEISESSLLVHVVDISHPLAELQIDAVDKVLEELDTSSIPKLIVWNKVDNAKDPDKIRSEAKKNPDIVCLSALTGEGLDEFCNAVQEKLKDTMVWVEALIPFDKGELLSTIHHVGMVEKIEYVENGALVRAHVPLRFARLLTPMRQTCVS; encoded by the exons ATGTAttttgaagtaataaacctattggATGCAACACTTGATCCTACTACAAGAAGGGTCCAG ACAAAGAACGGGAAGGAGTTTCTTTTGACTGACACTGTTGGCTTCATCCAGAAGTTGCCAACAACATTG ATTGCTGCTTTTAGAGCTACTCTTGAAGAGATATCTGAATCGTCACTTCTGGTACATGTGGTGGATATTAG CCATCCATTGGCAGAGTTGCAGATTGATGCTGTGGACAAAGTTCTTGAAGAACTTGATACATCCTCCATCCCAAAGTTAATTGTGTGGAACAAG GTCGATAATGCCAAAGATCCTGATAAAATAAGATCTGAAGCCAAGAAAAACCCTGATATTGTATGCTTATCTGCTTTAACTGGTGAAGGACTTGATGAATTCTGCAATGCAGTTCAAGAAAAACTGAAG GATACGATGGTATGGGTGGAAGCTCTGATTCCGTTTGACAAAGGAGAGCTCCTAAGCACCATTCATCATGTTGGCATGGTTGAAAAGATT GAATATGTTGAAAATGGAGCTCTGGTGAGAGCTCATGTTCCACTCCGCTTTGCTAGACTTCTCACTCCAATGAGACAAACCTGCGTGTCATAG